CAGTGACCACGTTGGTGGGGGGAGTCCATGGGATGAAGATAATGGTAGTGAAGAGCCCGACCCCGATGCCAAAGGAACATCACagatgtatatatttttgaagTTTCGCTACGCGCGGGAGCAAGAGCGGGTGCACAATCTCCTTGTGGGAATGCACGAAGCGGTGCATTGGCACGAGTACTTGCAGACAATCCCAACACCTAATGCCTTCAATGTCTTTCTGTCACGCGTGATATTTCAAAGTCTGCGTAGTACGGCGCTCGCCAACTTTATTCGTGAGAAGATCCAAAAATCATTGGACATCATGGCCGTCAAAAAGTTCCCGAGAGGGCTTGAAGGTCGGATTCTTCTCGATGACGTTGCCCTAAACTCTGAGGTTCCTGTCATTAGCAATGTAACGGATCCACTTATTTTGGCGAAGGGTGAAATGATGTTCGACCTCGACATAttgtaccgtggtggtgccTCGCTTCTGTTTCGATCGTGTTTGACGTATCGTGGTGTTCGCATTCCCCACGTTACACTTTATGTGAAACTCGTGCGGGCAGAGGCGCGGCTGCGAGTGAGCGTTGGTCCGCCACCCAGCAAAGTGTTTTGGGTTGGCTGCCTCGCTCCACCGGATGTGCAATTGGAGGTGAGTCAAGGCATGGAAAGCGGTCATGGCTTGCTTCATCGCCTCCTCACCTCACTGCCTAATTTGAGCGGTATCGTAACGAAACTTCTCAAATTGTACCTCTTGCATGAGATGATGTTGCCACTGATGGATGACTTTCCACTGCCTAATGTTGAGGACACACCTCCCGTTACACCGCGAGATGATGGCAAGAAGACGTGGAATGTTCCGTTTTGTAGAAGGGAGGCGATGAGGTACATTCAGGAGCATATGAACATACACTGGTTTCAGGAGGCGGGTGATCATTAGGTTTTGGGTTTGCCCATTTTTGtccatgtgtgtgtgtgtgtgtgcatatatatatatatatatatatataaatatagtGAAGGTCCCTGGACCACCCACTAAACAGTTTCTTTGACGCGATCTTCTGGCATCCTGCCAAAAATTTCCTGCTTCATCAACGACACTTATCGCTCGTACGTTGTTTGAGTTCTATTCAACTTGGGGGAGGATTTgagatgtttttctttcttcttttgattgCTTCTGTttattgcttttctttttcttctttcttttttttaaaaacccTTTTCGCGTGGTGTTGGAGCTTGTGAGCACGCGACACGCTGGAAATGGGGGGAGGGAGATGGGCGGCTCCTCAGGACATTTcgtcgcaaaaaaaaaaaagaggtgtcTGTAGTTATACGCTATACTAACGGACGTGCTTGACTAAAGTTAAGGAAGATAAGTTGTTGCGAGAGCATTATCTTATCTCTGTATATGCATACAAATATTTGCATATACAGATGTAAGAATATTCCTACGTGCAGATTGGTTGTTGATTACACTTGCGtcagaaaacaacaacaacaagcaaacaTATCTATTGGAGCTTGTTGTACCTGATTTCTGCTTGTCATTATGTTGACCtcaattttctcctttttacAGTTCGCTTCCTTTCGTCttttatattatatatatatatatatatatatgtatatatatatcatgttatttatttaatctttttcatctttttttttctcatcttcTTCTCTCGCATTTCTCATCGTGAAACACCACGTAATTCCCTGCGCCGTAGCCCTCAGAGCCAAAGTGtagaaggagaggagagaCATTTAAACGAAAGGGGTGGTGAAGGCGGAGGCCTCCACCAATCCGCTTCGAGTGCCCGTGCGGACGCTCACACACGCTGTAACGTTGAGCCAATAGCTTTTGTTGCGTTGCAGGAGGAAAGACGGGCGTGTCAGGTTTTGTGTATGTTGAGTCTGCTGCTTCTACTGCTATGTGGTGTTGCCTGCGGGGCAGTGGCAACTGTCTTTAGCGTGTGGTTCGCTTTCATTAGGTTCGATAACTTCCTTCAGCGCGTGTTGGAGCGTAATGAGGAAGCTGCTATCCGAGCATTGGAGGATACGCGTACGAGTGTGACGGTGCCGGCATCCAAAGTGGAGGGTATTTGTGAAATGGCATGTTTTGATGGTGATGTCGTATGGAAGACGATTCCTGTGCGGGCTGTGCTCTTTGGTTCTACCGTGTCCGTGTATCGATTAGTTACGCGGGAGATGTCAGATGACCTTAACAACACCGTTGTGTGTGGAGATCAGTTGATTGGGAAGATAAATACAGATTCTGTCATCAGTTCTGTGGTAAAGATATCTAAATATCATCGACATGTGAATATAGCGGAACGGTGTTCGCCAGTGTCGGGCCAATGTCTTCTGCTTCGTCATAAACCAGGccttcctttgtttcttgtAGATCCAGTCGTGCAACTGAAGCAAAGACTTCGTCGGAAGCAGAGGGAGCAAACCAGCAGGGGGACAGTTCATCATTCACCGCTTCAAGACGATGACGAGGATTTCATCAACGCGAAGGACACGCATAGCGACCAAAGGAACAACAGCCAGAGTAATAACTTGTCCAGTTCTGCGCTTGACTCTTCATCTTCTGTGGATGGTAGCGGGGAAGACTATAGTAAGTGGACCGCGGTGCTGTTTAAGATGTGTACGAGAAGGGAGTTGGAGCGCTGGTACAATTTGCTCCAGGGTAATTCTCAATCAGAGGAGTGGCGCAATTTCATCAAACGGTTAACACGCGCCGATGCTCTCAGTCTTGTAGTTGCACGTCTCTACTTTGCTAACACGGACACGAGTAGTCTACAAGATTTGCTCACCCGAAAGATCAGACGGAAGCTACGAAGGGTGTCGAGGAGGCTTCCTAATCACATGAAAGGGGAGATTATACTGGACCGCTTGGAGCTTGGTGAAGAGATTCCGCTTCTTGACTCGGTAAGCGATCCAGTTGTTTCACCCAATGGTGAGATAGAATTTGACTTTTATCTCCTGTATCGCGGCGGCCTCCACTTCAGCCTACGGTTCAGCATAACGTATCGCGGCATGCGTGTGCCAGACATTATTTTTAATGTGAAGGTGCTTCAGCTGTCGAACCGTGTGCGGCTCAATGTCGGTCCCCCTCCATCAGCAAAGATTTGGCTGAGCAGCCCACACACGCCGCATCTGCAGCTGGAGTTTACGCAGGAAGTTGCCACAAATGATGGTTTCCTACACACCTTACTGAAGCTCCTTCCAGATATGAGTGCCATCATGACGACCATCGTGAAGGTGAAATTATTTGAGGATATGCTGCTTCCATCCATGGATGACTTCCCATTGCCGTGCCTAAGTTACTCTCCATCCTCTTCGGAGGCGAGTGATGATGGTGAAGAGGATGTGGATGCAAAAGTGGAGTACAGTTTTGCATCACCAGCAGAAGAGGAGTCGTCACCACCGCCACTCCGCAGCTTTGACGCCGTGAGCATGGGGTCATTGATCGAACGTCGACCACATAGGTGAGGAGTGAATGGCATTTcggccccccccccaaaaaaaaaacatgtgcAGTGTGTGAcggttttcctccttttcaatTTGCTTTCCCTGAATATAAACAAGTATTAcacatgtatatgtgtttgctTGTGTTATGTGCTGCCCCACAGACGCTTTAACTGAGCCTCGTGTCttttatcgttttttttttgcgatcTTTTCATCTCCTATTGAGTTATTTCCTGATCTGGATtctgtttcccttttgtatTGTGTGgacatttccccccttttttgaaAGGATGCGGCTTAGTGCCGAGGACAACCGCACCAACACACATCATAGGGGTCGGAAGAATTTGTGACGAAGAAGTGCAGTTAACATATCTCTATCTATAcatctatctatatatattgtacgcatatacatatatctcACCGAAGGGAGAACGGGAAAGGAGTGGTGGTTGTGTTGGCACCGTAGAGTAACCAACAACCAAACGGGCAAATTGTAAATCCACATGCCCATCACTGGACCGTCACATTCGCTTCGGTTTGGACCCGATGATACCGGCAGGGAGGGATGCTCTCAAGGGCCATTATTGGGCACATCAACCGGGCAGTCCCGTCTCGATGGGAGCAGCGCATCACTGAATGCCATTGCTCGATTTCGTTCTTTGGATAGATCTTTTCCCGTTGCGCAAGCTCTACGACAGAGGGTGAGGGGACCAGAACCTGCCGCCCCAACATCCGCAATTCAGCGCGCCGCCCCTCTCAGTAATGAAAATTCCGGCATTAACCGATCGGGAATCAACAACACCCGCGGCTCGTCGGTGGTTTCACCATATGGCATAGGCCCAGCTGCTCTTGTCTACCCAACTCATTCACAAACATCAGCGGTGGAATCCATGTCCCggtcatcatcgtcatcgtcgtcatcGTCATTGCCTCCTCGGCAACTAAATGAGTTGTGGCAGATGGTACGAGATCTCAGGGCAGAAAATGCTGTACTGCAGCAGCGAGTTGGTATATTGATGGAGGGCGGTGATGAGAAATTTGAGGAGACACTGCAGGGCATTCCACTGCATGGGACTGAGCATGAAAAGAATACCACGGGAGTATCTTCAAAtaacaccaccactaccaccagTGCCGCACGTCCTAGCAGTGAGAAAGCTGGTGCAGTTTCCGATACTACACTTCTCAGCGAAGGAAGTGGAGGTAAGAATGGACATATGACACCATATCTATTTGCAGAGAGGGAAGCGATGCTAAAGCGAATACGGCGGTTGGAAGCGGCACTAAAGTTGGAGGCGATGGAACGTGATGCGCTGGAACTGCGGTTGAGAGCTCAGGAACGTGTACTTGCCCGGTTTGTGCAACAATGAGGTCTCATGGTCTTATCATACTGAAGCTGAGTCGGCGGATATCTGATCATGATTTGTAGGTGTACGAGGGgaaaaatggagaaggagagggggaagggggagggagggaggggaaagtatAAAAGACGTGTccatgtggaaaaaaaaaaaggaaggggctACTATGTTTTTATTCAAAAGCAGATTTAATAAGCGAATGCACATCTTGTTttgcactgtttttttttttcgcccgCTACTGGTTGTTCCTGGTGGTCTATATATCGAAACATCCGAGGTTCCACGTGGTATGTACGGGGGTACCATTCGCTTTCTCTGCCCACCCCCCACTCCCCTTGCCCCCGTTCCCTTATCGTGACTTTGCTACTGTTACCGTCagtgctattattatttttattattgttacttgttgtttctttccactTCACTAACTGCTAAAAAGGTGTGAGAAGGAGCGTGCCAGGGAACAGTCATCAGGTGCCACCACTTCTCTGGCTcctattttccccccctccgcGTTCCTCCGTCTATTTTACGGAGTCATATTAGTTGAAAAGGGTtcagaaaaatgcaaaaaaccCCTCGATTAACGACGCGAAACCTCTTTGACGAGGTATTTGCCACTATTCCTGCAGATGTAGTTCTGAACACCGGGCCCGCCTCTCTGAGGGAGAAATACGCCCTGATGGAGAGTATTCAGGctgaaaatgaagaacaaAATACTGACGGCATTACTTTTACCACTGAGGAAGGGGGCGACAACGGCTCTGCGGCAGACGACCCGGGCCCTAACGGTAATTTGACGGAAGAAGGCATTTTAGATTTCAGCGCGGTAATGCGCCATGCAGCCAAAAGGACAGAGGAGCAGCAGCATGGGGATCAAGAGCAGGGAGGGGAAGTTCACCGTACGATTGATCTGCAGCTCGACGCTGAGGACGAGGCGGTGCAGGAGGCTATGAAGTACGCTTCGTTGTTTGACGATGTTGAACAGCCGCAACGTCAGCAGTCCGTTGGGGTTGACGCTGATGGTAATGAAGGTGGGGATGGAATTGTTAATAACACTGGAGATGGCGGGCCAGGCGTTGGGGCTTCCAGTAAAGGTACAGCAGGAGGGATGTTTACTTCCTCGCACGGCACAAGACACCATACGAtgcaacatcaacatcaacatcaacagaCAAGTGGTTCTGCACAAAACGCGCCACGCAGGCAGCTTACGGCGGAAGAGCAGATTGCGTTAATGTGCCCTGGGGACGGGAGACGTCATACAGGGCGTTGTGTGTTGTTCAGACAGAACAAAAATTTTGGTTTCATTGCGCCGGACATAGGAAACCCAGATGTGTATTTCACACGGGAAAGCATTGAATTCACTTTCACTCGCCGTGTACTGGAAGCGTTTTTTGGCATGCCGGTGAGCGCTAACGCGCAGCAtagagaaggaggaagagatgaCGGAGTGGATAGCCGCCAGTCCCATCGTCGCCAGCGCCGGCATGGAAGTGAGACAGTTTCTAACACGAGTGGCACCAACAATTGCAACAACGAGGGAAGTGGAAATGAGGCCGTGCTTGACGGGTTTGCCATTGCAGAAAGGAATATTGAAAGTAGTTGCACGGGTGAAGTTATCAGGGAAGAGCAACCGGCTTTGCCTGTGGCTGAGACTAATGCGGGTGGGGAAGTCTCGCTAGAGCAACCTCCAGATTCCGATACGGTGACCTCAAGAGGGGATAAGAAGGGGAATGGAGTTAAGGCGATGACAACAGTTGGGGTTAGTGAAATAGTGCAGACTGAAGAGGTTAAGGAAAAACCCGATGATGGAAGTGCGGGAAGTGGGGATAATGGTGGAACTGTTGCCAATGCAGAAGCGAACGATATGATCCAGAGGGCTGCTGCACTCCTTACCCCCGAGGCAGCTCGACTGCTTGCGCTCTTCCTACAAGTTGGTCAACCCGTTTTGTTGGTGGGGGAACCCTTGACATTTACGGTGCGGTGGAACACTTCTGTTAACCGGACAAACAGACGGTTGCGAGCTGACAACATCGGTGGTCTTCCAATAAATCATCACGCATTAGCGATTGAGCAATCTTGGTTTAGTTTCGTCTTTAATCCTGGAGCCGAGCGCGGGCGAGACGGAAGGGGGAATCGGAACCAAGGCGTGCCAACGGAAGGATCGCCATCAGCCTCAGCGGGGGAAAGTGTgcccgaagaaaaaaaaggtggtgcTGAAGAGAAGGTATCGGTTCCCGGGAAGGAAGGGGGCCCAGAGACCGGGGATGCGGTGCAGAAgcaagggggaaatggaCTAATGGAAGGAGGGGATAGTGGAGGTGTGAcggtaaaggaaaatgagggggggaagaaggagaagcggAGGGAACGGGACAAAGGTGGGACAGGAAGCGAACGACCGGTTTGTTCTGTTCTTCGGCGCTATCGCGGGGTTATTTACGTTTACGATGCGGATGAGCACCGGGGTCACATTCGCCCTGAAGTGAACGGCTCCTCAACGGTACAATTTAGCAGTGATGCTTTCCTATGGGCGTCATGGATGGAGGCCGGCAGGCGTCGCCCCGCGGAAGGGCTCGTGGTGAATTACTCTCTTGGTGGCACAAATAAGGGTGGTAAACACATTGCGACATTAATCACTGCCACTGACGACACTGCTCTGAGTGATACAAACTTGGTGTGGGAGACGAAAGTGGCAAATGAGAGAGCACTCAATATCGGCAGGACAGCTAGTGGTAATGGCAGCAGAGTGGAGAACGGTGATGGGGACCGGCGTAACGGCGGTGCCGGTGGTGCTACGGGCGCTGGTGGAAATCGTGACGAAGGAGCAAAGGGGCGAAAGCGTGGACGTGATGAAGAGTTACCATTGCTGGAGGAGGACGACTACGGCATCATGTGAGGGATATATTTTAGTGTCAAATCATCGCggttgagaaaaaaaaaagaaaaggtctCAGCGAGCAAGAACACGCAtgccggaaaaaaaaagaattggtCATTCTTACAGCCGGGTATACccatgtgtatgtgtgtgtggtgttcTTCACCTCCAAAATAGTTTGGAGCTGGGGTGTCCATCTCATTTTTGTCGCAATGGTGTATACTTTCGGTTTTCACATCTGTCGCAAATGTTATATTACGTTGCACCACGTACTTTCTTCTCACCCTCACTTTTTATGTCTTATGCGCATCAGATTATAGAAAGAggacaaataaaacaaagcgaACTCTCTTATACTCCTTATTATTTACCTAACTTGGTTTTTATAGCTCTGTTTGTACCGTACCTTGCCGGAGTGATTGTGGAGGGGAGTATTCGCTGTTCGACAAACACCGAAACAGCCACGACGAATGACGACAACTCAAGGTGAAGTAATCTCCACCACTTTTTTCAGCAGCAAGGCTCTACTGAAATCCCTGCAAGATGTGAGCCGCAGCCTCCACATAAGTGGTAATCAATTTCTGCCGCCCAACACCGTTTTGCTTTGTGCCGTCGGTTTAGGCTTTTTGGTTGATGGCGTTTATACTGCAACCGTGTGGTTTCGAAACCGACGGGCCCTTAATGTGGAACGTGCCGTCAACCATCATAATGGGCCGGTGAAGTTTGTGGTGACCGATGAGTTAGAGGACCGCGACGAGGAAGCGAAAGCGTGTTTAGTGCAGCAGTACAGTGACGAGTTATGCAAAGCAATTCTTGGGGCGCCGCGGACGTCACCAGGCTCATGGGCCAGATCTCCCCCTGCAGACGCCGTCGCCGAGTACGAGACACTTCCTGAGCCGATTCGACTGCTGTGGG
This region of Trypanosoma brucei brucei TREU927 chromosome 1, complete sequence genomic DNA includes:
- a CDS encoding hypothetical protein, unlikely (unlikely gene predicted by glimmer), whose translation is MCCPTDALTEPRVFYRFFFAIFSSPIELFPDLDSVSLLYCVDISPLF